In Leptodactylus fuscus isolate aLepFus1 chromosome 2, aLepFus1.hap2, whole genome shotgun sequence, one genomic interval encodes:
- the MAB21L3 gene encoding protein mab-21-like 3 isoform X2, with protein sequence MPKMTGITDEELHNFLINTGDVRQRRVSCMVEEVQRIMLALTTQISSWDSRFHSISNSGIHSDHLKVLAPSLLLVTVPLRGLSGFRQKGLRRWRYYTPSGVQLLSPVMEPEKLHQWLEVEQFQKSSAHWHDADVSIQGDLVPARVLGVLQGLLQRAIPTCNLANRVSVLESIGPTIRVTVETSVQTVEVELLPVLEVPGCWPRKARWPRFFKRWPSKDKARCAKSFGFDLIARTNYHWQLSFLRAERLLLEGIDEDGGCRIKCLRAVRQLKEDVWCPGSRPVITSQHLQMILLWECERNPSSKAWLDFSSCFLRLVRRLLKCSRQRFLRHYFVRRANLLKYADANQLDKLADKLCRFLRCPSPNLSSYYDDASVC encoded by the exons GGGGATGTCCGCCAACGGCGTGTCTCTTGTATGGTGGAGGAGGTGCAGAGGATTATGCTGGCGCTTACAACGCAGATCAGTTCCTGGGACTCCAGGTTTCACAGCATCTCCAATTCTGGGATCCACAGCGATCACCTGAAG GTTTTGGCTCCCTCTCTGCTCCTTGTGACTGTTCCTTTGCGGGGTCTGAGTGGGTTTCGTCAGAAAGGTTTGAGGCGGTGGCGGTACTACACCCCCAGCGGTGTGCAACTCCTGAGCCCGGTGATGGAGCCTGAGAAGCTTCACCAATGGTTAGAGGTGGAGCAGTTTCAGAAGAGCAGTGCACACTGGCATGACGCAGACGTCTCCATCCAGGGAGACCTAGTGCCTGCACGTGTACTTGGTGTCCTCCAGGGACTCCTCCAGAGAGCCATCCCGACCTGCAACCTAGCAA ACAGGGTGAGCGTGCTGGAGTCCATTGGTCCCACCATAAGAGTGACTGTGGAGACCTCTGTTCAGACAGTAGAGGTGGAGCTGCTCCCAGTGTTGGAGGTGCCAGGATGTTGGCCCCGGAAGGCTCGTTGGCCGCGTTTTTTCAAGCGTTGGCCCTCCAAAGACAAAGCCCGTTGTGCAAAG TCTTTTGGCTTTGACCTCATTGCTCGTACAAATTACCACTGGCAGCTGTCTTTCCTGCGTGCAGAGCGCCTCCTCCTGGAGGGGATTGATGAGGATGGAGGGTGTCGAATTAAGTGTCTACGGGCAGTTCGGCAGCTGAAGGAAGATGTGTGGTGCCCGGGATCTCGTCCTGTTATCACCTCCCAACATCTACAG ATGATTCTCCTTTGGGAGTGTGAGCGGAACCCGTCTTCCAAGGCCTGGCTTGATTTTAGCTCCTGCTTTCTACGTCTTGTGCGCAGACTCTTGAAATGCTCACGACAGCGGTTCCTCCGCCATTACTTTGTCAGACGTGCAAATCTTCTTAAATATGCAGATGCCAACCAGTTAGACAAGCTGGCGGACAAGCTGTGCAGATTCCTGCGGTGTCCCTCTCCGAATCTGTCCTCATACTATGACGATGCCTCTGTCTGCTAA
- the MAB21L3 gene encoding protein mab-21-like 3 isoform X1: MPKMTGITDEELHNFLINTGDVRQRRVSCMVEEVQRIMLALTTQISSWDSRFHSISNSGIHSDHLKEQPDLLAHWMVLLRGRRSLHPCIKVLAPSLLLVTVPLRGLSGFRQKGLRRWRYYTPSGVQLLSPVMEPEKLHQWLEVEQFQKSSAHWHDADVSIQGDLVPARVLGVLQGLLQRAIPTCNLANRVSVLESIGPTIRVTVETSVQTVEVELLPVLEVPGCWPRKARWPRFFKRWPSKDKARCAKSFGFDLIARTNYHWQLSFLRAERLLLEGIDEDGGCRIKCLRAVRQLKEDVWCPGSRPVITSQHLQMILLWECERNPSSKAWLDFSSCFLRLVRRLLKCSRQRFLRHYFVRRANLLKYADANQLDKLADKLCRFLRCPSPNLSSYYDDASVC; this comes from the exons GGGGATGTCCGCCAACGGCGTGTCTCTTGTATGGTGGAGGAGGTGCAGAGGATTATGCTGGCGCTTACAACGCAGATCAGTTCCTGGGACTCCAGGTTTCACAGCATCTCCAATTCTGGGATCCACAGCGATCACCTGAAG GAGCAGCCAGATTTACTGGCCCACTGGATGGTACTACTCAGGGGGCGACGCTCTCTGCACCCCTGTATAAAG GTTTTGGCTCCCTCTCTGCTCCTTGTGACTGTTCCTTTGCGGGGTCTGAGTGGGTTTCGTCAGAAAGGTTTGAGGCGGTGGCGGTACTACACCCCCAGCGGTGTGCAACTCCTGAGCCCGGTGATGGAGCCTGAGAAGCTTCACCAATGGTTAGAGGTGGAGCAGTTTCAGAAGAGCAGTGCACACTGGCATGACGCAGACGTCTCCATCCAGGGAGACCTAGTGCCTGCACGTGTACTTGGTGTCCTCCAGGGACTCCTCCAGAGAGCCATCCCGACCTGCAACCTAGCAA ACAGGGTGAGCGTGCTGGAGTCCATTGGTCCCACCATAAGAGTGACTGTGGAGACCTCTGTTCAGACAGTAGAGGTGGAGCTGCTCCCAGTGTTGGAGGTGCCAGGATGTTGGCCCCGGAAGGCTCGTTGGCCGCGTTTTTTCAAGCGTTGGCCCTCCAAAGACAAAGCCCGTTGTGCAAAG TCTTTTGGCTTTGACCTCATTGCTCGTACAAATTACCACTGGCAGCTGTCTTTCCTGCGTGCAGAGCGCCTCCTCCTGGAGGGGATTGATGAGGATGGAGGGTGTCGAATTAAGTGTCTACGGGCAGTTCGGCAGCTGAAGGAAGATGTGTGGTGCCCGGGATCTCGTCCTGTTATCACCTCCCAACATCTACAG ATGATTCTCCTTTGGGAGTGTGAGCGGAACCCGTCTTCCAAGGCCTGGCTTGATTTTAGCTCCTGCTTTCTACGTCTTGTGCGCAGACTCTTGAAATGCTCACGACAGCGGTTCCTCCGCCATTACTTTGTCAGACGTGCAAATCTTCTTAAATATGCAGATGCCAACCAGTTAGACAAGCTGGCGGACAAGCTGTGCAGATTCCTGCGGTGTCCCTCTCCGAATCTGTCCTCATACTATGACGATGCCTCTGTCTGCTAA